Proteins from one Ipomoea triloba cultivar NCNSP0323 chromosome 1, ASM357664v1 genomic window:
- the LOC116001923 gene encoding uncharacterized protein LOC116001923, protein MPPRPETRSPAGNEETSTIDRMVQMMERMAEFMMAQQAPDQNQVQPRVDYAKAIASRHPPTYAGEEDPVVLEEWIRTFDKLLDAVNCPADQRISSAVYYLTKAADNWWTTTGPDLLQEPDFDWEDFKTTLRAQFYTERIRGIKCEEFLRLRQKGASIQEYYAKYIELLRFAQDIVPDDVSKARRFVRGMDWDNRRALAPFMCSTLKEAYERASDHYQVHLDQQEVYGRNKRKAEVQQGKSKLEGKKPNFGEASSRQGERKGEVIQVRGYPCPRCGRIHPGENCRGEKLTCFQCGRVGHTQRNCPIQLRRYLNPPLNLNQGEGFTGEPRQGQFSGGNGRGNNVPQVSQGRPSSVASNITNNRGKQPVGTSNSGSQERIFVVNSAQAQASDTVAGTFLINSVPGLVLFDTGDTNSFISCMFADKLGLRSATRLNLNVMTASGLVVACKNIYEKVSIEIAGGLTVPGILFGLSWKV, encoded by the coding sequence ATGCCTCCTAGACCAGAAACACGTAGTCCTGCGGGCAACGAAGAAACCTCTACCATAGATCGCATGGTGCAGATGATGGAAagaatggctgagttcatgatggctcagcaggCTCCAGACCAAAATCAAGTTCAACCCCGAGTAGATTATGCTAAAGCAATAGCCAGCAGACACCCTCCGACCTatgccggagaagaagatcccgtGGTTCTGGAAGAGTGGATCAGAACATTTGACAAGTTGTTGGACGCAGTAAACTGCCCTGCGGATCAGAGAATATCCTCGGCTGTGTACTACCTCACAAAGGCTGCGGACAATTGGTGGACTACAACTGGGCCTGATCTTTTGCAAGAACCAGACTTCGACTGGGAAGACTTCAAAACAACATTGAGGGCTCAGTTTTACACTGAAAGAATTCGAGGAATTAAATGCGAAGAATTTCTAAGGCTGAGACAGAAAGGGGCAAGTATTCAGGAGTACTATGCAAAGTACATAGAACTGCTAAGATTCGCCCAGGATATCGTGCCGGATGACGTGAGTAAGGCCAGAAGATTCGTGCGCGGCATGGACTGGGATAACCGAAGAGCCcttgcaccgtttatgtgttCGACCCTGAAAGAGGCATATGAACGGGCGTCGGACCATTATCAAGTGCACCTGGATCAGCAGGAGGTGTACGGCCGAAACAAGAGAAAGGCCGAGGTGCAGCAGGGGAAATcgaaacttgaaggcaagaaaccAAACTTTGGAGAAGCCAGTAGCAGGCAAGGAGAAAGAAAGGGGGAAGTAATCCAAGTAAGGGGTTACCCATGTCCACGGTGTGGGAGGATCCACCCTGGTGAAAACTGTCGAGGGGAGAAACTTACATGCTTCCAGTGCGGCCGAGTGGGGCACACACAAAGGAACTGCCCTATTCAACTACGGCGCTATCTGAATCCACCCCTGAATCTGAATCAAGGGGAAGGGTTTACTGGAGAACCGAGGCAGGGACAATTTAGCGGTGGAAATGGCAGAGGGAATAATGTCCCACAAGTAAGTCAGGGGAGACCGTCGAGTGTTGCTTCCAATATTACCAACAATAGAGGAAAACAGCCAGTTGGGACCAGCAATTCAGGAAGCCAGGAGAGAATTTTCGTTGTCAATAGCGCCCAGGCTCAAGCAAGCGACACCGTTGCTGGTACCTTCCTAATAAACTCTGTGCCTGGTTTAGTTCTATTTGATACAGGAGACACGAATTCTTTCATCTCTTGTATGTTTGCTGATAAATTGGGGTTAAGATCTGCTACTAGGTTAAACCTTAACGTAATGACTGCCTCAGGACTAGTAGTAGCTTGTAAGAACATATATGAGAAGGTTTCTATAGAGATAGCGGGGGGGTTAACTGTCCCGGGAATCTTATTCGGTTTGAGTTGGAAGGTATAG